The following DNA comes from candidate division KSB1 bacterium.
CAACTTTACCCCCGAATCGGAAAAAGTGTTCCTGGCCGAAGTCGCACGGATGGTTGCCATCGGCAAAGGCAGCCGCGTCACCAATAAAGAGATCTTTGCACCCAAAACAGCCCATCTGTCGCAAAACTATCCTAATCCATTCAACCCGACGACCACAATTCCGTTCAAACTCAACAAGAAAAGCCAGGTTAGGATGGTACTTGTCAATACGGCAGGAAAAGTCGTGGCCGAGCTGATAAATGGGATTTATGAAGCGGGCAATCATGAGATTACCTTCGATGCAAGTCATTTGCCGGCAGGCGTTTATTTCTATCGAATGGAAGCGGAAAACTTTAGCGCGACGCGGAAGATGATCTTGGTAAAGTAGCATAGAGCGCGATCCGGCGGCCGCACGCTGCCGGATCGCGATAATGCCCGCCTCCATAAAACTCTCCTATCCTTTGAGCTGTTTCTTTGTTCTCGCAAATAGGATTCTATAACTAAGCTCTATTCGAAAAATAAATCACGAGCGGAATTATGCGACAATTCTTCCATTCAGGTGCCCGAAGCATTACTTTAACAGCAGCATCTTTTTTATTTGCGAAGGCATGGGTGAATCGAGTGCTTGCGATGTAACGGCCAAGCGATAAAAATATACTCCGGAAGGAAGATGAGAAGCATCGAATACAATTTCATGTTGACCGGCAGTTTGGTATTCCTTTACCGGCACCGCCAAAATCCGGCCGTTATGGTCGTGCACGGTTAAAGAGACGAAACTATCCCGATCGAGCTCATAGGGAATAGTAGTGAGGGAATTGAACGGATTCGGAAAATTGGGCAATAGAAGAATCGACTTGGGCAAGCTCTGATTTTTTGAAGCCTCGGCAACGGGACTGCTGATACTAATATCGTCGAAAAAGAAAGCGGAGCGGTCTGAGCCGAACCCTACAGCACCGGCACGAAGCAAATCGGCATCTGTTTGCGAGAAAACCGACACACCGTCGAAATAAACCGTCAGGCGAGTACCGTCATTTACCAGGTAAATGCGATGAAACTGGTCGTCCGGTACTAGGTTAGCCGAGATAACTCCGTTAACGGTGCGTTTGCCGTTGCGAAAGGCATAAAGGCGCGACAAGGCGGCTCGTCCCTGCAGCAGATTATAGTTCTGCTCATCCTGAACCCCGAATAGAATTTTAAATTCAGCCGAGCGCGGATCCAATTCGGAGCAAACCAGCATCTCCAGCGCAAATGTCGTAAAAAGCGTATCGCGCACGAAACAAAATCCGTCCCACATCGCAGGCGTGCGGGTATCAGCGCTCAGATGGTATCTTAAATCTCCTTGATGAAATGTTGTGCTCCATAGATCTTCATGAATACGGCGATAGTTGCGTGCATCCCCGTAAAACGGATCGCCGCTGAAAATCGGATCGCTGATGCGCACGCTATCGACGGCGGTCAGAATAGCGCTGTCATTCATCTTTGCCGTGAGCTCTATTGGGTACATGCCCGGTGTTGTAAAATTGTAGGCAACAACCTCACCTTCGGCACGTACGTCGCCGATCCGCCAATGATACTCTTGAACAGTTCGTTCTTTCGGCGGTCTAGTTAACCGTCCGTCAAATTCGATAAGGCAAGGCAGCCAACCGACGGCGCTGCTTTTTTTAATATAGGCGCCGATCGGCGGCAGATTGAGCAAACGATCGATCTCCTCGGCAATCTGATAAGCCGGCATCTTGGCGACGACGTAAAAATGATCTTTATCGTCGTCCGTTCGCCACTCATTGCTGCCGTCCGGCTTTACATAACAATATCCTTGATCAACGACATCCCAAAAAGGTGCATAACCGCGTACGGCAATCCAAACCGCAGTCAAATCCCAAGAATAATGGCCGTGATAATAGGCAATATACGGATTACCGTCGAATGCCCAGGTACAATTGTAGAGCTGATAAGCGGCCTTGACCGGACTACCGGCGATAAATTCGTGGACATAACGACCGGTGAAAATCTCTTTGCCGATTTCCCAGCCGGTAAAAATGAGTCGGCATGGCCATGAATTGACTGCAAACACTGCATCATCCGAAAACATATAGGAGAGGTTATACTCTTTGCCTGCAGGGAAAACACCTCCCATGCATACCCACTCTTTGACTTTTTTCTTTACCAATTCGATGCCGTTCAGCTCGGAGTAATGATCGCCTCCGGAACGAAGGAGGGCGGCAATATTTGGTAAAAAGCCGACGGTAATGAGTGTTACCGAGCTGTCGGGTTGTTCTGCAAGGATTTTGCGATACAATTCGACCGGCAGCGGTATCTCTGCCTGAACCGCGTCGTTCGGGAAAGATTGGGCAATGACGGCCGCATATTGGCCGTTGTCGCCGCCGCCGCGCACGGCACCTATAGGCAGGTCAGGCCGGTGATAAAAAGTATTGATGACATCGACGGCCCGGCAGACCGCATTAGCAGGATGCGAAGTCATACAACCCAAAATCTCCACTTCGCCGTTGTCGGCCAATACATGCAATAAAGCAAGTGCCCCAACATCGTCGACATCGCCGTTCATGTCGGTGTCAAAGATTACTTTTGGAACCGACGCAAAAACTGCGGCCACGGTCCAGCAAATAAACCATAATGCCTTCATAGCACAGTCCCTCATAGGGTTAAAGAACTCTTTCAAACAAAGCAAAGACGTTTGCTGTTTGAATCCTTCTATGGTTTTAAATCGGCCATCGGCATTTCGGGAATCAGAAACGCCTACTTAAGAGTCGTCGTGCAGGCATCATTAATGGTCATGTGATGCTTTGATCTCCGAGCCCCACCGCTTTGTGAGTTCGGTTTCGGAGC
Coding sequences within:
- a CDS encoding nucleoside hydrolase, whose protein sequence is MKALWFICWTVAAVFASVPKVIFDTDMNGDVDDVGALALLHVLADNGEVEILGCMTSHPANAVCRAVDVINTFYHRPDLPIGAVRGGGDNGQYAAVIAQSFPNDAVQAEIPLPVELYRKILAEQPDSSVTLITVGFLPNIAALLRSGGDHYSELNGIELVKKKVKEWVCMGGVFPAGKEYNLSYMFSDDAVFAVNSWPCRLIFTGWEIGKEIFTGRYVHEFIAGSPVKAAYQLYNCTWAFDGNPYIAYYHGHYSWDLTAVWIAVRGYAPFWDVVDQGYCYVKPDGSNEWRTDDDKDHFYVVAKMPAYQIAEEIDRLLNLPPIGAYIKKSSAVGWLPCLIEFDGRLTRPPKERTVQEYHWRIGDVRAEGEVVAYNFTTPGMYPIELTAKMNDSAILTAVDSVRISDPIFSGDPFYGDARNYRRIHEDLWSTTFHQGDLRYHLSADTRTPAMWDGFCFVRDTLFTTFALEMLVCSELDPRSAEFKILFGVQDEQNYNLLQGRAALSRLYAFRNGKRTVNGVISANLVPDDQFHRIYLVNDGTRLTVYFDGVSVFSQTDADLLRAGAVGFGSDRSAFFFDDISISSPVAEASKNQSLPKSILLLPNFPNPFNSLTTIPYELDRDSFVSLTVHDHNGRILAVPVKEYQTAGQHEIVFDASHLPSGVYFYRLAVTSQALDSPMPSQIKKMLLLK